From Echinicola soli, a single genomic window includes:
- a CDS encoding RagB/SusD family nutrient uptake outer membrane protein, with translation MKKITKIYFLVLVVLTPCLYSCSDILDQEPVTITHPDVYWSSQSEADRALAGSYALLKNALMTQSSFLIWGEFPAMTLMDSQFWIINYIENNGNYSLPYRGETADWKLFYRAANWAFTIEKYVNEMPEELFATPQEKNRVLGEAAFVRALSYFYMTRIWGDVPIVHESIETSDQLITEDGFIVEIGRSDEKEVLEYIMEATEKAIGLLEYSSPGNQRWAIFANKASAEALKAHVALWYASRDGDNPELIQQSIDAATSVINNSNANLIDYVAEGNEGFEDMVRGQSKTGLFEINISTDVSESYRVSSGNSTPTGLTLNQPILSGSNGTAPWGNPDFYGYEFMLQSERDSDIRKDLFFFDFEDVGGATFPMKYALSSDDPDSESVYALFSEANILIFRLADIYLLRAEAYAKQGDFASAISDMDLVRSKAGVPGYEGPQDRPELIKAIFDERAIELVAEGHSAFDRIRMDYFEGVSWMNSKRKLQKGYFWPISSSIIVKNPSIVQTEYWQGRL, from the coding sequence ATGAAAAAAATCACAAAAATATACTTTCTGGTCTTGGTCGTACTGACACCATGCCTGTACAGCTGTTCAGATATTCTCGATCAAGAGCCTGTTACCATTACACATCCGGATGTTTACTGGAGTTCTCAAAGTGAAGCAGATCGAGCCTTGGCTGGATCTTATGCCCTGCTCAAGAACGCGCTAATGACACAGTCGAGTTTCTTGATATGGGGTGAATTCCCTGCCATGACACTTATGGACAGCCAGTTCTGGATAATCAACTATATCGAAAACAATGGTAATTACAGCCTCCCTTATCGCGGTGAAACCGCTGATTGGAAGTTGTTTTACAGGGCTGCCAACTGGGCATTTACGATAGAAAAATATGTAAACGAGATGCCCGAGGAGCTGTTTGCCACGCCTCAAGAAAAAAATAGGGTGTTGGGCGAAGCTGCCTTTGTAAGGGCCTTGTCCTATTTCTATATGACCAGGATATGGGGAGATGTTCCGATTGTCCATGAATCCATAGAAACCTCCGATCAGTTAATTACTGAAGATGGTTTTATCGTAGAAATTGGCCGATCAGATGAGAAAGAAGTATTGGAATATATCATGGAAGCTACTGAAAAAGCGATAGGTCTATTGGAATATTCCAGTCCCGGGAACCAGCGATGGGCGATTTTTGCCAATAAAGCCAGTGCTGAGGCACTGAAAGCGCACGTAGCGCTATGGTATGCCAGCAGGGATGGAGACAATCCTGAATTGATCCAGCAAAGTATTGATGCGGCCACTTCGGTCATCAATAACAGTAACGCTAATCTGATCGATTATGTCGCTGAAGGCAACGAAGGTTTTGAAGACATGGTCAGGGGACAGTCCAAAACCGGGCTCTTTGAGATCAATATTAGCACAGATGTGAGCGAATCATATAGGGTTTCCAGTGGAAACAGTACGCCAACTGGTCTGACATTAAACCAACCCATACTAAGTGGTAGCAATGGTACTGCTCCTTGGGGAAACCCTGATTTCTATGGTTATGAATTTATGTTACAATCAGAAAGGGACAGTGATATTCGAAAAGACTTGTTCTTTTTTGACTTTGAAGATGTGGGGGGAGCGACTTTCCCGATGAAGTACGCATTGAGTTCGGACGATCCTGATTCTGAAAGCGTATATGCTTTATTCTCTGAGGCAAACATCTTGATATTCAGACTAGCGGACATCTATTTGTTGAGAGCGGAAGCATATGCCAAACAAGGAGACTTTGCCAGTGCCATTTCGGATATGGATTTGGTGCGCAGCAAGGCAGGTGTCCCTGGCTATGAAGGGCCTCAGGATAGGCCGGAACTCATAAAAGCAATTTTTGATGAACGGGCCATTGAATTGGTTGCCGAAGGCCATTCGGCATTTGATAGAATACGAATGGATTACTTTGAAGGGGTCTCTTGGATGAACAGCAAGAGAAAGTTGCAAAAAGGATATTTCTGGCCTATTTCTTCCAGTATCATTGTTAAAAACCCATCAATAGTCCAAACAGAATACTGGCAGGGACGCCTCTAG
- a CDS encoding fasciclin domain-containing protein, whose product MKRHLYILALAFGMMSCIQDDYLVDGGVSSPEVGTDTYTFLQFHPHLDTLALLIERAGLIEEVNDENTLFAPNNLSIQKYVDEVLAEMREVDPEAVYTVNDIPTDTLEKYMGGYIFPGKITREDMSERGEIVMAINGEERRISLEPREDYEDELSSFPEYVFITYKRGEEWDEQGVIIDDQQSIVRTSNLISTNGVIHVLQGDHTLFDYQGN is encoded by the coding sequence ATGAAAAGACATCTATATATTCTAGCACTGGCATTTGGCATGATGTCATGTATCCAAGATGACTATTTGGTCGATGGAGGAGTGAGCAGCCCAGAAGTAGGAACTGACACGTACACCTTCTTACAGTTTCATCCGCACCTTGATACCTTGGCATTGCTCATAGAGCGAGCGGGACTGATCGAAGAAGTCAATGATGAAAATACGCTATTTGCTCCCAATAATCTTTCTATTCAAAAGTATGTTGATGAAGTACTGGCTGAAATGAGAGAAGTGGACCCGGAAGCAGTGTATACGGTAAATGACATCCCCACGGATACTCTGGAAAAGTACATGGGAGGTTATATCTTTCCCGGAAAGATTACTCGAGAAGACATGAGCGAGAGAGGGGAAATCGTGATGGCCATAAACGGAGAAGAACGAAGGATTTCACTGGAACCGAGAGAAGATTATGAAGATGAATTGAGCAGTTTTCCCGAATATGTCTTTATTACCTATAAACGAGGTGAAGAATGGGACGAACAGGGAGTAATCATAGATGATCAACAAAGCATCGTAAGAACATCTAATTTGATATCCACCAATGGGGTGATTCATGTGTTGCAAGGTGACCATACCTTGTTCGACTACCAAGGAAATTAA
- a CDS encoding DUF5007 domain-containing protein encodes MKKAIYQIIALSFFGGVSCTPPEIGYLSDSIHSTQDTISVSRGAFTVAARPATENSTAPLHWEIVGFSDLDGNPNNALLEKHEIRVWKEAYNGDTDTTLALAEQKLELSEEPSVLLNEVSGEFAFTQSTKFVEGDLFKVDVAVSNVKGEKLLQDYTIIKLEPFVPVEFPTEMRSRLYLDTDDGNDIAHTAKITGPDNEDIPSVLDGTHPNFSIQKISEEPSQSIKVNMIIEDSYGNAVDTDKIVFYPKGSSYLQNYHDNSVETEVGEKQTSFFLPAPPFPQYARSYSGSNSYLMYYLSRGDAFIVDREAYEADNGPKSPEEWEEFWAPYKDPDTGKIRNHAYIRWGIKINDTGTWEIKMKIPYTKVNGN; translated from the coding sequence ATGAAAAAGGCAATATATCAAATTATAGCACTATCATTTTTTGGGGGAGTCTCTTGTACTCCTCCAGAAATCGGTTATCTAAGCGATAGTATCCATTCCACCCAAGATACCATTTCGGTATCACGGGGGGCATTTACTGTCGCTGCTCGTCCGGCGACAGAAAATTCCACTGCGCCACTACATTGGGAGATTGTGGGGTTTAGTGATCTTGACGGTAATCCCAATAATGCACTTCTTGAAAAGCATGAAATCCGTGTATGGAAAGAAGCATATAACGGCGACACGGACACCACCTTGGCACTTGCCGAGCAGAAACTGGAGCTTTCCGAAGAGCCATCGGTTTTGCTCAATGAGGTGAGCGGCGAGTTTGCTTTTACCCAATCCACCAAGTTCGTAGAGGGCGACCTGTTTAAAGTAGATGTGGCGGTGTCCAATGTGAAGGGCGAAAAACTTCTTCAGGACTACACTATTATAAAACTGGAACCTTTTGTACCTGTAGAGTTTCCTACTGAAATGAGATCAAGGTTGTATTTGGATACTGACGATGGAAATGATATTGCCCATACGGCCAAGATAACAGGGCCGGATAATGAGGACATTCCCAGCGTGCTAGATGGTACTCATCCTAATTTTTCGATCCAAAAAATAAGTGAGGAACCGAGTCAGTCCATAAAGGTCAACATGATCATCGAAGATAGTTATGGCAATGCAGTGGATACGGATAAAATAGTTTTCTATCCAAAAGGATCATCCTATCTCCAAAACTATCATGACAACTCAGTGGAAACAGAAGTAGGAGAGAAACAGACTTCTTTCTTTTTACCTGCCCCTCCTTTTCCCCAGTATGCTAGATCGTATAGTGGCTCAAACTCTTACCTTATGTACTACCTTTCCAGAGGTGATGCTTTCATAGTAGACAGGGAAGCATATGAAGCTGACAATGGCCCGAAATCTCCGGAAGAGTGGGAGGAATTCTGGGCTCCGTACAAGGATCCTGATACCGGGAAAATCAGAAACCACGCTTACATTCGCTGGGGGATTAAAATTAACGATACGGGGACCTGGGAAATAAAAATGAAGATACCTTATACGAAGGTGAACGGAAATTAA
- the xerD gene encoding site-specific tyrosine recombinase XerD, with the protein MPDIWENHIKQFEHYLKIERSLSKNSISAYRSDMEKLSAFMSGAFPDITPMTTQLPHLRAFVNELASLGISEYTQARVISGVKAFFKFMVYEDRLEEDPAILLEAPKLGRKLPDTLSYAEIVQLLEGIKLGEPEGHRNRAMLEVLYSSGLRVSELVDLKLGMVYADIGFLRVIGKGNKERLVPVGKDALRYLNLYLEQVRHHQKIAPGHEEYVFLNRRGKKLTRVMVFIFIKKLVEEVGIKKKVSPHTFRHSFATHLIEGGADLRAVQEMLGHESITTTEIYTHLDREYLRQVLTDFHPRK; encoded by the coding sequence ATGCCGGATATCTGGGAAAATCATATCAAGCAATTTGAGCATTATCTGAAAATAGAACGGTCTCTGAGCAAAAATTCCATCTCAGCTTACCGGAGTGACATGGAAAAGCTTTCTGCTTTTATGTCCGGTGCTTTCCCTGACATCACTCCTATGACCACGCAATTACCGCACCTCAGGGCTTTTGTAAATGAACTGGCTTCTCTCGGGATTTCTGAATATACCCAGGCCAGGGTAATTTCAGGTGTCAAGGCTTTTTTTAAGTTTATGGTTTATGAAGACAGGCTAGAGGAAGATCCCGCGATCCTACTGGAAGCTCCCAAACTGGGCAGGAAACTACCGGATACACTCAGCTATGCGGAAATCGTCCAATTGCTCGAGGGAATAAAGCTCGGGGAGCCAGAAGGCCACCGAAACCGGGCCATGCTGGAGGTATTGTACAGCAGCGGATTGAGGGTTTCGGAGCTGGTCGATCTAAAACTGGGGATGGTATATGCTGATATTGGTTTTCTGAGAGTGATCGGCAAGGGAAACAAGGAAAGGCTAGTACCCGTGGGCAAAGATGCGTTACGCTATCTTAACCTGTACCTGGAGCAGGTGCGCCACCACCAAAAGATAGCGCCAGGCCATGAGGAATATGTCTTTCTGAACAGGAGAGGCAAAAAACTTACAAGGGTAATGGTCTTTATATTTATCAAAAAACTGGTAGAAGAGGTGGGCATCAAAAAGAAAGTAAGCCCCCACACTTTCAGGCATAGTTTCGCGACACATCTGATCGAGGGAGGTGCCGACCTCAGGGCGGTCCAGGAAATGCTGGGGCACGAAAGCATTACCACCACGGAGATTTACACCCATCTGGACCGGGAATACCTACGACAGGTATTGACGGACTTCCATCCGAGGAAGTGA
- the aroQ gene encoding type II 3-dehydroquinate dehydratase, protein MKLLIINGPNLNLLGKREPEIYGSQSFEDYFEQLKSAFPEISLSYYQSNIEGELVDKIHEVGFGFDAILLNAGAYTHTSVAISDAIAGVTTPVMEIHISNIYKREEFRHKSIISKECVGMISGLGLKGYELGIRYFLEN, encoded by the coding sequence ATGAAATTACTGATCATTAACGGGCCGAATCTCAATCTTTTGGGGAAAAGAGAGCCGGAAATTTATGGCAGCCAATCGTTCGAAGACTACTTTGAACAGCTGAAATCAGCATTCCCTGAGATTTCCTTATCTTATTACCAAAGTAATATCGAGGGGGAACTTGTCGACAAAATTCATGAAGTGGGATTCGGGTTTGATGCCATATTGCTGAATGCAGGAGCCTATACGCATACTTCAGTGGCGATCTCTGATGCCATCGCCGGTGTGACCACCCCTGTAATGGAAATCCATATTTCCAATATCTACAAAAGAGAAGAATTTAGGCACAAAAGTATCATTTCCAAAGAATGCGTCGGCATGATCTCGGGCCTTGGGCTAAAAGGTTATGAGTTGGGCATTCGGTATTTTCTTGAAAATTAA
- a CDS encoding aminotransferase class V-fold PLP-dependent enzyme, with product MITFAPGPSKVYDQLAQYLQDAFDQGIMSANHRSATFMNLYQETETLIKEKLHVPEDYKLLFTSCATENWEIIAQSIVESASFHIYSGSFGKKWLNFAQHLNAETASLKLDTETELDVASLEIGEKFDLIAITQNETSNATEVRNELIRQVGNKFPNKMIAVDTTSSMAGIELDFTAADIWYASVQKCFGLPAGLGLLILSPKAIEKCKNKGESGRYNSLSFMLENAANYQTHYTPNVLGVYLLKRSLEDRPEIQETDQMLRDRMRKLENTIAQSDKLMMLVQNTDTRSKTVMGISGKEVFIQEIKKAAEQHGMQMGSGYGPLKPTSFRIANFPAITDAEFEKLLSFLKEY from the coding sequence ATGATTACATTCGCTCCAGGGCCATCAAAGGTCTATGACCAACTGGCACAATACCTTCAGGACGCTTTTGACCAGGGCATCATGAGTGCCAATCACAGAAGCGCCACGTTCATGAACCTTTATCAGGAAACAGAAACGCTGATCAAGGAAAAACTCCATGTCCCTGAAGATTATAAATTACTCTTTACTTCCTGTGCCACCGAAAATTGGGAAATCATCGCCCAGTCCATCGTGGAAAGCGCCAGTTTTCATATCTATTCAGGATCATTTGGGAAGAAGTGGTTGAACTTTGCTCAACACTTGAATGCTGAAACAGCCTCCCTAAAGCTGGATACTGAAACGGAATTGGATGTTGCTTCATTGGAAATTGGCGAGAAATTTGACCTGATCGCCATCACCCAAAACGAAACCTCCAATGCTACCGAAGTACGTAATGAGCTGATCCGGCAGGTGGGCAATAAATTCCCCAATAAAATGATCGCCGTGGACACTACCTCTTCCATGGCGGGTATTGAGCTGGACTTTACGGCTGCTGATATTTGGTACGCATCTGTCCAGAAGTGCTTTGGGCTTCCTGCTGGGCTGGGATTGCTTATCCTTTCTCCCAAGGCCATCGAAAAGTGCAAAAACAAAGGGGAATCAGGCCGATACAACAGTCTAAGCTTTATGCTCGAAAATGCAGCCAATTACCAAACGCATTATACGCCGAATGTACTAGGCGTTTATTTGCTGAAGCGTAGCCTGGAAGATCGTCCAGAGATACAAGAAACCGATCAAATGCTTCGTGATCGCATGCGAAAGCTGGAAAATACCATTGCCCAATCCGACAAGCTGATGATGCTGGTACAAAATACCGATACCCGAAGTAAAACCGTCATGGGTATTTCCGGTAAAGAAGTGTTTATCCAGGAAATCAAAAAAGCCGCAGAACAGCACGGGATGCAAATGGGCAGTGGCTATGGCCCTTTAAAGCCCACCAGTTTCAGAATAGCCAATTTCCCGGCCATTACCGATGCGGAGTTTGAAAAATTATTAAGCTTCTTAAAGGAATATTAA
- a CDS encoding MarC family protein, with amino-acid sequence MFDFKEVVSVTLILFSVIDILGSIPIIINLRRKAGHIQSGKATIVAGILMVLFLLLGKNILNLFGIGVADFAIAGALIIFALGAEMILGVEIFKPDPEADASSTSIVPIAFPLIAGAGTMTTILTLKAEFSQINIAIGILINLVVVYMVLKSTTWLERKLGKTGLDVLRRIFGIILLSIAIKIFKTNLFDNF; translated from the coding sequence ATGTTTGATTTCAAAGAGGTTGTTTCGGTTACGCTGATCTTGTTTTCGGTCATTGATATCTTGGGCTCTATTCCCATCATTATCAATTTGCGCCGGAAAGCAGGCCATATTCAGTCGGGAAAGGCGACGATTGTGGCGGGCATCTTGATGGTTTTATTTCTCCTATTAGGGAAAAATATCCTTAACCTTTTTGGGATAGGAGTAGCTGACTTTGCCATTGCAGGTGCCTTGATCATTTTTGCCTTGGGTGCGGAGATGATTTTGGGCGTGGAGATTTTCAAACCAGATCCTGAAGCAGATGCTTCCAGTACGTCGATTGTGCCGATTGCCTTTCCGCTGATTGCTGGTGCAGGGACGATGACCACGATCCTGACACTCAAAGCGGAGTTTTCCCAGATCAATATTGCTATTGGGATTTTGATCAATTTGGTGGTCGTTTACATGGTGCTGAAAAGTACCACTTGGCTGGAGAGAAAACTGGGAAAAACAGGTTTGGATGTCCTTAGAAGGATTTTTGGAATTATTTTGTTATCCATTGCCATCAAGATTTTCAAGACCAATTTATTTGATAACTTCTAA